The genome window CAGTTGTATCGACTTTTGTTGGATAGTTTTTATCACCTGTTTTGGCTACTGTTCCAACAGAGTTAAGCGGGATATATAAATTCATCATCTCACTTGTGGAAGCCACATTACGATATTGTAGTGAGCCTTCTACGTAAGTTAATCCAGTTGGAATAGCATCATCAAAAATTAAGTTGTCATAGTTTTTCGCCATAGCATTTACAGATACAATCCAATCGATATTCCCCGTAGTTGAATTGTATGATCCGTACTTACCACCATTTGTCATCATGCCTGGATCTGGTGTCATTGAAGCAGTTACCTCATCAACATACTTGATAATCCCGCCATCGTAATAAGAAATGGATGCTTTATTATCAATTGTTTTTGTTACATCAGAAAGGTCAATATCTGTGACGAAATCAACCACAATTTTTTTGTCTGTAGAAGCATAATCGCCGATAAGTTGGATATAAAAACCAGCTGGCGTCACATCTTTATCAATCGTATAATCTTTGCCTTCTGTTAGTAATACGCTATTGGTATTATCTGTATAGGCGCGGACAGTGTAACTCTTGAGGGCTTTTACCCCAGTAGAAAATTCATCCGTAATATTAAGATTCCCCATCTTAATTCTGTCGGAGTTAGCAGTAATTTTCCATGTCATCGTGTTATTAAAATAGTCAATTGTTCCAGCTTCTTTTTTCAGTAAATCTGGTTGAATCGCGATCGTTGCGTCAGCGGAAACACCATTTTCATCTGTAATTTCATTTTTAATTTTACGATCACTAAAGTCGGTGATTTTCGTTGAATAAGTGATTTCATATGCGTTGGTATTAGTGTTTTTATACGTTAAATTAAAATTCCCATTTGCCGAGATTGCCGAAGTTGTCCAATCACTTGAAGCGTCACTTCCAACGATTGGCGACCCGTTAGTTGCGTTAAAAGTTACTCGTTTAATTTTAAGTGAATCTGCTACATATTCGACATCGTTATCCGCTAAAACATCGGTAAGCACTGTTGAAGGAGATATTTCGTCTTGATCAAAGTTAAAGTTAATTTTCCAATCAATACTTTGTGTTGAGCCGTTGTAAGTAGCTTTTTTCTCCAGATGCTTATAATTAGTCATCGTCAGGTAAACATAAGCAGAGTTGCTTGATAATGTCCCTGCATCGCCTACTGTGTAAGCTTGTGTAGACATGTAAGAAAGTGAATCACTTGGTTTATTGATTGTACGGTCATATGTTACTTGGTAGCCTTTCCCAGCAAGCCCACCGTTTAACGTAACAGTTAGAGAAGTTGCGGAATAAGTTAACGTATAGTCCGTGCCTTCTACAAGTAATTTTTTCGTACCAATGAAGGTTCCCCCAGCACTAACATCACTCGAATATACTTTGATGCTATCTTTATCAATAGTTGTTGTGCCACCGGAAGTATAATCAGTAAGTTTCAGCTCACCTTTAGCATCTTTTTCTTTTGTTAAGTTGAACTTGGCATCCACTTGCCCTTTAGTTGGATTCACTACCCCTGGATTTGCTGTAATTGCTACAGTAGTTGGATAGTTAACTACTGGTACAACTTCAATTTGATAAATAGTATCTTTCCCAGCTGTCTTGAAAACAACTTCTTGTATCGTTTCTTCTGTTGATGTAAATACTTTAAAAGCGGTACTGATATTCACATCATAATCGCCTTCTTGAATACCATCTTTTAAGAAAGTAATCGTAAGTTCACGCGTTGTAACATCAAGTGACCATTCTGCTTCTGTTGAAGGCAAGAAGTTCCCACTTAAATTTTTATTTCCAAAGTTGAAAGCATCTGGTAAAACGGTAGTAAATGTATCTCCCGCTTTATAATTTTTCCCTGAAAATGCAAAGTTCATGTTAAGCACAACTCCGCTACCATTTTGAATTCGGTCCGAAGTATTGATTTCATCGCCATTGCCGTCTTTCAGTGTTACTTTGCTGAAAATATTGTCTGTAATAGCAGCTTTTAGATGTGCATTTTGTGTTGCTTTTTTAACCGGTGTTGCTGCTTCTTTTGTTGTTTCTTCTTGCACTTTTGCTGAAACAGAAGTAATCACTTCTTCTTTTTCTGTTAAAGTTACACTATATTCTTTTTCATCTAGTGTGTAACCTTTTGCTGCAACTTTTTCTTTAACAAGATAGTCACCAGGTAAAAGAGAATCCACAGTCGCTTCACCATTTGCACTGATTGTTAACTCGTTTGTTTCGCCCGTTTCTTTATTCTTTATCTCAAAGGTAGAACCATCGATTTTTTCTTTTGTATCTTTATCTTCTTTGATTATTTTTAATGTTGTGTTTGCTGTTTCATCGTCTGTCATTGTAGCTAGTACAGGTGAAACGTTTTGGAATACTAGTAATCCTATAACCATTGCAATAACTAGCTTCTTCCAGTGTCTGATATTTTTCACTTTGTTTTGTCCTCCTATAATCTATTTCTAACTATTGTTAAATCTCTAATAGACTTGTTGAATTGTAACAAATAAACGTACTAAAAAATCACTTTTCATGAAAATAAAAAACGGTTTGTGTCTTTTTTGTGACCAAAAGTAATCAAAAGCACTCATAAACAATTAAAAAACTTGTATAAATCACCTTTTCTTCATAATCACAAAAGCACCTGAAAGCATGAAAAGTCCAATGATAACCCATAAATTAGTTGTAGTAGAGTCTCCTGTATGTGGAAGTTTTGCCAACTTTTTCACGTTTTCAGTTCCCTTATTAGAAGACGAAATTGATAGATTGCTTGTCCTTTCATACACATAAGTTACTGTCTGTGAGGTATTCAAAAATTTTCCAGTTGCATTTTTTGGAGTCTGATATAATTTATACCCTGAGATTTTTTTTGCTGAAGTTGTATAACTTGAATTTAATTTTCCGTTTAAGACAATCGAATCAGCTATTTTTTCGCCATTTTTATCAACATAATTGACAATGATTCTTCCTGCTGTCACTTTTTGATAAATAAAAGTAATTGTCTGTGCTTTTTCGTTAAATGTTCCACTTACATTAGCAGGTATTTTTACAAGCGAGTAATTGTTAATTTTTTTCTGTTTTGCAGTAAATTTTTCTCCGTAAGCTCCTGTTAATGTTTCTGGGCTTGCAATTTGTTTGTGGTTTTGATCAACATATTGCACCGTAACTGGAGCAACACTATCATCTAAAGCCACTCCTACTTGGGCCGGCTCAATTACTTGAGAATTATTTACAGCAACAGCAAAAGAATTCCATGCAGCTCTGTCTTCTTTTTTTGTTTTTTGCTTTAAAAGAGTCTTATCTATTTGGTTTTTCTTTGGTGTTTTTAAATCAAATTGAATTTTCATGGATTTCCCAGGAATCCACTCAATACCTTCTTTAAGTTCTATTTTAAAAGAGTAAATATTTGACCAATCTTTTACTTCTGACGCTGTTAACCAATCTGCTTGTGTTGCTTCTGTGTTATCGACTAAAGGCTCCGTTCCTATTGGGTAAATCGTGTGTTTATCAAGAATCCCTGCACGCTTAGGATTTTTAGCAGTACTATAAGTTACTTCGACTTTATCTTTCCATTCTTTCGGAACTTCTACAGCTTTCGTTAACGCAAGATTGAATTTACTACCACGTTCGCTGTTATCTGTAATTCCTAAATCATTTTCACTTGGTAAAACATCCATTAAGACCATATTAGCTATTTTTTCATCTGAATCATTTTCCAGTGACAATTGATACGAAACAATGGAATTTGTTGTGGCATTTGCCAGTCCGCTGTATTCTTTATCGCGATTACCCTTAGCTTTTTTACTAATTTTCAAATGATTACTCGTATTTAAAATGTAATGATTTCCCGATGTGATTCTAGACTCTTCCGAATTCCCATTTTGATTAATGTCATTTGAATCAATTTCCATTTTTGTATCAGAAATTGTTGGAGTTCCACTCACTTCTGGCACATTGAAATCCGTGTCCTGCAAGAAACCAAACATCTCAACAGTCATATTACTTGGTGTGTCTTTTGCTACACTCACATTAATTTTTGCCGTTAATTTTTCTGCTGGTAAAAGCGTCTTTTTATCCCATTTCACTTTGAGTAGTTGACGTCCTGCGTTTTGGTAATTCTCGTTCAACACAGTTACTTTAAAGCCATTTTGCTCCGTGTTTTTCATTTTGACCCCAGAAGGTAATAAAACCATTGCTTCAAAAGGACCTTTTAATCGTGAAATAGAAGCTTTATTGCTTTCTAAATTAACAGAAATAGAATTATCACCTATGTTGATTAAATTCCCATCGGTATCATCAAACACAACTGATCCTTGTACAAATTTATTTTTACCAGTAGGTTGCGGAATGATTTGCGCTGTTCGGTCTCCTGCATAATTTTTCCAAGCTTCCGGCCAAGGATTGGTATCGTCATAATAATGGATATAGTCTTGACTATCCGCTCCGTACATGTTGATTTGTGTACTATTCCTAACCTCGCCTACATAACCTTCTTTGACTGTTGTAAAGAAAGATAGATCAGCAGCATACATTCCAGCTGGTGCATACGTGAAATGAAGCCATACTTTACTCACATGTTTATCATCTGGAATTCCAAGATCTTTTCTCGAATACATTTTGCTCAGTTCTACATCTTCTTTTAACGTAGTCCAGTCAGTATCCCCATCATATTTTACGAGTAAATTGTATTTAGGGGATTTTTTCAACTGAGCCCAACCTAGGTAATTAACATTTGGTTTAAAATAAAAATCGCCACTCCGGAAGTAATCCAAATTTAAATTATCATCAATATTGTAGTAAGCATCATAATAAAGGAAGTCGTACCAAGGTGAGTCATTCATTGCCGAATTTAACATCAAACTAAAGCCTAATTTAGCAGTATCATATACTTTTATATCAGGATTTCCGGTCACAGTAGCGATTCCCCAATTCGCATCCACCGGTCCTCTGTGTGCTGGAGCATAAACACTTCCAATAGTTGGCGGGATTGTCGCTGGATCACTTGCTGAAACTGAAACAGATGCTTTGGATGTATCTACAATGCTATCAGTCAAAGTAACAAAGTTCGTTGTTGCAACAGCTTTATTTTCCACCGTTGCAAAATTCGGTATAGTAGGCTGGAAGAACGTTCTAATTTGGAAAGTCTTGTTAAGTAAACTGTTTGCTTTTTCTTGTTCCAAATATGTAGGTGCTGCAATTTCCCAAGTTAGTTTTTGTCCTTCGACCTTCGTTGGTTCTGGTGTATCTCCTGCTACACCTAAGTAATCTAGCTTATCTGCTAATGTATACTCAATAACAATTTTCTTACCTTCTTCCATAAAAAGACTTCCTGTAGACTTTTTCGGAATATTTAGGTTGAAAGACCAAATCCCAATGTCACCTTGACTCGGATTATTATTGATGCTATTTTCTACCTTAGTAAAATCATTTGATAAAGCTGTTGTGGCTGTTGCGTTGACAGTTGTTTCAGCTTGTTCAGTTACTTTTTCAGATAAATTATCTGCGCTTAATTCACCTGTTACTACTAATTTCGTTCCATTTGGTGTGTAACCATTTTTCGTAGTCATCTTGAGAATCACTTTATCAACTACACCACTGTTTAGTGTTTGATATGTGTAAACGAGCTGACGAGTTGTTTTGTTATAACTTGGTGTTGCTCCCGCAATCTTAAGTTCATTTAGTGATTGATTAAATTCCCCATGTTTTGGTAAATTGATTACCAATTTAGCATTTTGGTACCTTGTGTTTGGTCCAGTGATTTTTAAATAAATATTATAGTTTACCGTCTGACCAGATTCAATCACGTCTTTTTGAGAATTAATACTGAAGTCCCCTGAATAATTCCCAGTTGGAAATGATTTTGCGTTTATTGCTTTATTTACTGTGGTCCCTTTTA of Listeria monocytogenes contains these proteins:
- a CDS encoding MucBP domain-containing protein, which codes for MNHLKKLVSILICTLLIVSLLPFSVWADSQERDGTDVEEITTKEKVTQETTSNETTSEPLKGTTVNKAINAKSFPTGNYSGDFSINSQKDVIESGQTVNYNIYLKITGPNTRYQNAKLVINLPKHGEFNQSLNELKIAGATPSYNKTTRQLVYTYQTLNSGVVDKVILKMTTKNGYTPNGTKLVVTGELSADNLSEKVTEQAETTVNATATTALSNDFTKVENSINNNPSQGDIGIWSFNLNIPKKSTGSLFMEEGKKIVIEYTLADKLDYLGVAGDTPEPTKVEGQKLTWEIAAPTYLEQEKANSLLNKTFQIRTFFQPTIPNFATVENKAVATTNFVTLTDSIVDTSKASVSVSASDPATIPPTIGSVYAPAHRGPVDANWGIATVTGNPDIKVYDTAKLGFSLMLNSAMNDSPWYDFLYYDAYYNIDDNLNLDYFRSGDFYFKPNVNYLGWAQLKKSPKYNLLVKYDGDTDWTTLKEDVELSKMYSRKDLGIPDDKHVSKVWLHFTYAPAGMYAADLSFFTTVKEGYVGEVRNSTQINMYGADSQDYIHYYDDTNPWPEAWKNYAGDRTAQIIPQPTGKNKFVQGSVVFDDTDGNLINIGDNSISVNLESNKASISRLKGPFEAMVLLPSGVKMKNTEQNGFKVTVLNENYQNAGRQLLKVKWDKKTLLPAEKLTAKINVSVAKDTPSNMTVEMFGFLQDTDFNVPEVSGTPTISDTKMEIDSNDINQNGNSEESRITSGNHYILNTSNHLKISKKAKGNRDKEYSGLANATTNSIVSYQLSLENDSDEKIANMVLMDVLPSENDLGITDNSERGSKFNLALTKAVEVPKEWKDKVEVTYSTAKNPKRAGILDKHTIYPIGTEPLVDNTEATQADWLTASEVKDWSNIYSFKIELKEGIEWIPGKSMKIQFDLKTPKKNQIDKTLLKQKTKKEDRAAWNSFAVAVNNSQVIEPAQVGVALDDSVAPVTVQYVDQNHKQIASPETLTGAYGEKFTAKQKKINNYSLVKIPANVSGTFNEKAQTITFIYQKVTAGRIIVNYVDKNGEKIADSIVLNGKLNSSYTTSAKKISGYKLYQTPKNATGKFLNTSQTVTYVYERTSNLSISSSNKGTENVKKLAKLPHTGDSTTTNLWVIIGLFMLSGAFVIMKKR